A stretch of DNA from Cannabis sativa cultivar Pink pepper isolate KNU-18-1 chromosome X, ASM2916894v1, whole genome shotgun sequence:
TAACACTCTACTTATTTAATCCCCAAGAATGAGAAGCCCTTTAAAGTTGTTGATTATAGGCCAATTGCTTGTTGCAATACTTTGTACAAATGTATCTCTAAGATGATGTGCAACAAAATGGATGTTGTGTTGCCTTTTCTCATAAACATGAATCAAGGTGCCTTTATCAAGAAAAGATCCATTACCCACAATGCGCTCATTCTATAGGATTTGCTTTGTGGTTACAATAGGAAAGGAATTTCTCCAAGATGTCTCATGAAGATTGATTTTACCAAGGCTTATGACACTATAGACTGGGATTTTTTAGAAGATCGAGCTCCTGAAATGTTAATTGGATCATGACTTGCTTAAGGGGGTCTACCTACTCTTTAGTTCTTAATGGTCATGTGCAAGGAAGATTTCAAGAAATAAGGGATTAAGAGTTGCTTAAGGGGGTCTACCTACTCCTTCGTTCTCAATGGTCGTGTGGAAGGAAGACTTCAATGAAAAAGAGATTAAGACAAAGGGATCCCATCTCTCTTTTGTTTTTTGTGTTGGTAATGGAATATATTACTCGATTATTACTCTTTATTGCTGGTGCTTTAGATTTCAGGTATCATCCAATGTGTAAATCCTTAAAGATTTCCAGTCTTTGCTTTATTGATAATTTGATCTTATTTTGTAAGGGGATAGATAAAGTCATTTGGATCATCCAAGAAGCTTTTGCTACCTTTAGTAGCTGTTTAGGCCTTCACGCTAACCCGAACAAGTCATACATCTACTTTGGTGGAATTGATGAAGCGAGTAAATTGGCTATTCGGGATCTAGTCCCTTATGAAGAGGGTCATTTTCCTCTCAAGTATCTCAGTGTGACAATAAGACCAAAACTTAATGAAAAATAGTGGACTGTAAAAGCTTCATATTTGGGCAATTAGGCATCTGTCTTTTGCAGGTAGAGTGCAATTGATTTATTTAGTATTGTTGGGCATTCATTGTTATTGGATGAATATCTTTATGTTGCCGCAAAAAGTAGTCAGGGATGTTGATAAACTCTACAGAGACTTTTTGTGGGGTGCGAAAGGTAATACTAGTAAAATGCATCTACCTTCTTGGGATCTTGTCTGCAAGCCTAAGAACTATAGAGGATTGGGTTTTCAGAAAGGATCCAAGTAGACAAGGCTTCGATTGCTCATTTCATTTGGGCTATTACTACGAAACAAGATGTCATGTGGGTTAAATGGATCAATGTCATATACTTAAAATGCTAAGATTTTTGTGTGGTTGTTTAGAATGCTGATGTGAGTTGGTACTAGTGCAaacttcttaatcttaggaatATTTTTACTCGAGAGACAATTATGGATGCTGGAAAAGGGGGAAGATTTCGGGTCAGTAAGCTTTACAATTCTTTTCTTACTCCTCATGCTAAAGTTGATAATCACAAAATAATTTGGTGTGGACTATCCGTACCAAAGCATAGATTTATTTTTTGGTAAGCCTCTCATAATAACTTATTAACAAGAGATCACTTGTTGGCAAGGTATCGCCATTAATTCTACTAGCTACCCAATTTCTAAGGTTGCTGAAGGCTGTTATAATCATCTTTTCTTTGATTGttctttttctaaacaactcATGCATGTTATTCATTCTTGGCTTGGTAATGCCATTTGGCCGGTATCTTACTCGTTTTGGCTTTTATGGTTGAATGGTCACCGAGATCGCAGTCTTCCTCGAATTGGCTTGTTGTGGTTGTTTGTGCAACTacagtttattttatttgatggaATCGAAATACTTGTATTTTTGAGCAAAAGTTTTTTTATGATTTCTTATGTGAATAATTTGATTAGATGTGCTCTTAAAGTAAGATTATTACTTGTTAATAGTAGGAATCTCTCTAAGATAGACcaacaaattttttattttatttgtaacaTGTAAGTAAGTCtgtcttttgttattttatggATGTTAGCCTTTGTAACATTTGTTctattttgattaataaaaaaaaaatcaatcagtcaatataatatttttcgtgtataataaaaaaaaagtatattaaaACTGAGGGGTTATTTGCGGTAAAACTCccttatattttgatttttttacacTTAACCCTTTATATTTACTTTACTTTGAAAATTTGAGGTGTCAACTGAATATTACTGTTAAATACTTACtgaattattattgtattgatttcgaaattttactTTCACGTATACACAACACAGGTGAACACATTGGTCATCTCATtggtatttaacggtaatatttaattaacacctcaaatttataaagaaaaataaacataagagAATTTAGATTAAGAGTAAACATAAGAGAATTTCGTCAATTATTCTAAAATTGAGCACAAGATATGATATGAAGCTTATGTATTCAAATTATTAATAAGGGTCTTCAATGAACAACTTTTATCAAAGCAAAATATATTTGGaggagtaatttgcggcaaaacccccttaactatcaatttacttgcaaaaaaccatccaacctcatattttggtgggaaaaccctccaaagtactaTTCTGTTTACATTTTAAGATGTCGTCTGTCCAGCTCataattttgcccacgtggcaatgacaagtcactaaaaaattatcctatgtggccatattttacaaaataaaaataaaactttaagagtaatttgcggcaaaacctctcaactatcaatttacttgcaaaaaaccatctaaaaaactttaaggttggatggttttttgcaagtaaattgatagttgagggagttttgccgcaaattactcttaaattttttgtttttattttaatttttattttgtaaaatatggccacgtaggataattttttattgacctgtcattgccacgtgggcaaaattaagACTTAACGAGGCTGAATagacgacaccttaaaaatgtaaacgaaacagtactttggagggttttcccaccaaaatatgaggttggatggttttttgcaagtaaattgatagttgagggggttttgccgcaaattactctatttgGAGCGTAAAAACGTCTGTGTTCGAGGAATTTTGctctttttttcaaattttaggtCGTTGGGTTACATAGTATGGCCTTGTaagataatatatatgtttcaACAAACTAAATGCCCAGACCCAGATCTAGTAATGGGTCCCCTACTTTTTATCTAAACTTACCAAGTACAAACCAGGTTCAAGACATCAGATCTCTAAATTTATTATGGAAATTTAAGTGCATCTTtgacatcataactaaaaaactattttttatttttaaaaacagaaaattgttttttgaaaacaatttggcttgtttggctttgttttttgaaaacagttttcagaaaacaaagttacaaaaaataagaattttgaaaacaacaaaatgttgttttctgttttaaaaaccaattcacttttagtcaatattgtttttaaaaaacactaaccaaacatgacttgtttttaaaacttcaaaaactattttttgttctcatttctaaaaacaattttttgaaaacaaaaaataaaaaacaataccTAACATGCTCTAAATTACTAAgatgtatatattattattagtaattaATATTCCTAAAATCGACATTGGTGACCTGGCAGCGTAAGTGGTCTTCTACTGGTCGGGTCCATCGTCTCGGGAGGAGTTAACACTCAAAGTTTGACTTGGGTGTTATTAGATGGAGAATTGCTAAATAGCACTATTGGTACTTAACACCCTCTTTAATATTACATcgctattggtgtaattaaatagCAGGTCTcgtataatttaagaaaataaacttTAGGGAATATCGCTAACAGATCATGGGATAACACCTATAAAAGGTCAATAGAATGCTAAATGCTTTATTAGGGCATCTCCAATAGAGAAACTCAAATATAGTGTTAAATTAACACCAAAAAACTACTATTttaacactaattttttttttcaattccaactaCAACACCAAAAAATTACaccaaatattatattaataaaaatactaattataaaaataataaaaattacaccaaaatttttttaatatgcggtccaaaccgcaccgcactgcacattataaaaatactaatttttttatttagttcggtctaatatgtgaatgtccaactcaaagcccactaattattgtattattgaaatttaattttttttatatttattttcaagccttatggtatttttggcaagtgttgctcaagctttgttgtatttgtgatagtttaattattggtgatAGTCCAAACTGCAAAAATTGCACCGCATCGCACCATTATTAGCgggggtaaataccattttggaccctgtgttttgttaaatgacaaaatggaccctgtattttttaaaatagtaaaaataggacccctgaggttaatttttgacaacttttttttaatacaaccaacttgaagacaatccTTAATacaaacagatacaaaaaatgtaaacatttttgtcatagcacttttagatcggattataattaaactttattttgataaaaaaatcaattcagggtcctatttgtactattttagaaaatacagggtccattttgtcatttaacaaaacacagggtccaattggtaacttttgtaaaacagagggtccaaaatagtatttaccctatttgCGGTGtggtttttgtaattttttagtttCGCAGTGCGGGTGTAAtttggaaaattggaaaaactgCATGTGTGgattgattttaaaaaaatgtcaaaGACCGCAATACCTGCCCCGCGAACACtcctaaattatttttttaacacacttaaaaatataaaaatacaaacaaatacatttataaaagttttgattaatatttatttataattatttagttttttaaatattatatgattattgaaaaatttaaaaaaaaaacacaaaaagaaaaaataataatttagtgTTATCTATAATGCCTACCTAAATATAGTGGGATATTGTAGACAAACtaaaaaatgattatacaatTGCTGGTTGGACTTGATTTTGGTGTGATATTACACTGTAATTGAGGTTTTGCAGCCCATTGGAGGTGGCCTTAGATGatattatcaccaaatttcaagAAGTGTTGACGATGATCTCTCTTCAAACAAAAAACAACATTATATTCCTGTGATATTgttgttagaatattttatatttaataattaaccaACTGACtgattttaattagtttaataTATCAAAGTTAATATTTCAATAATTGATtaaatgttttattttatactcaacatttaattttgtttcaaattttatttcgtcattaattatcataatattttgaCAGTTAATTGTAACAGAAATTTAGGGCGCGTTTGGAAAGCCACCTGAGAATTGGAATTGGATGTAATTagaggtaattacacagtttaaCGTGTTTGTGTGGCCACGTAATTACatagtaactgtgtaattagagGTAATTGGGAGGTCTCAATTACTCTCTCTAATTCTCATACCCCCATGAGAATTGggtgtaattacactgtgtaattacataccaaaaataaattcaaattattttaattaattaatatgatattttaattaattgatatgatattttaattatttttaatatatggaCTTTCCCTTTTTCTATCAATCATCAAAAAACATGGTTAGATTGTATTAGCATGTTGTGTACTTCACAACTTTATTGGCAAGTGGGATTGGGATGATGAATTTTTCGAAGAGGACATGGAAAATGAAATAGCTAGGAAATTGTGAAAGTTTGAACAATATTGATTTtgattcagattcagatgaagAACTTGGTGACGGGCCAACAGATGATGACAAgcaatatatgtttaattttagagatATAATAGCTCAAAATATATGGAACGCAAGATCAATTAGAtagtcttaaaaaaattattttaaatatttgctactaaattgttatagttttgactttattttatgaagaggttattatttatttatatattattaattgatgaaatttatttttaaatattataatattaatttaatgtgtaattactaactatcaTGCCAAACATGATATTAGGAATTCACATGTAATTACCACTTGACATCCAAACACaccttgtattttaaaatacaatgtaATTACTATACAGTGTAATTACTACCCTAGTAATTATACTacatagtaattacacagttgtTTCCAAACAGATCTTAATAAAAAGTCTcacttatataaaatataagtaTTGGTCCATATGCTCACTACTCATTTATTTTCTATCAACTCACTTTAATCAAGCAGCCCATCACAACATCAGTAATGTATTAagtgaaaattaaaatatgagttattgaaaacatttttacttaaatataatatttttacagACCTGATAGGCTCTCCTGATCAATACGGCGACTTGCCTGGAACAGTTGTTGATTATCGCTTGCTGGGCTCTCATGATCTTCATTTCTCGATCTCGCTATTCTTTGAACTGGCGTCTTTGTTCGGCAAAGGCAAAGTTTATGGCTGCTCTAGTATCTTGTTGATCATGATGAAGAGTATTATTATGGCCTTGTATTTTCCCTAGAGCATCTCGCAAGTTCTGTAGCTTGGCATCATCACCGAGTGGCCTTTGAGAAATGGTAACATATGGGATTTCAGTACCGGGTGTAGTTTGCTCAGCTCAAGTACTGGTAGTTCTAGTTTCTTGCACGCCCGGAGTGAACACAGGTAGGGGTTGTCACTGCTTGACCTACAGTTTGTGGGCTTGTTGGTGGCTAAGGATTAATCAGGGCGGGGTCCGTCCTGGCTGAATTTCTTGGGTTTGCAGGCGTCTGCACGTTTGGATCCGTAGCCATTGGATTGGTTGTATTAATTTGATTTCCCCTCTGTGTTTGCACAACTATCATTTGTCCCGAAAAACACTTAAAACAAAGACTTGTGTTTATTTGCTCTCAATAAAAGTACTAAGATGTTGatctcgcttttagccaacgataaTGAGTCAAATTAAAACGAttgagaataattaaataacaaaatataaataatctAAAGTAAAGAAAATACTAGAATTTATAAAGATTCGGCCCCTTCTGGATGGTAAGAGCCtactctcctttttttttttgtattgacTTGTGAGAAGATGAACAAGAATGTCTTGTTCTCTCTCTAAAGCTTTTACAATGATCTCTGAATAATTTACTCTTAGATCAACGTTTCTCTCTTGAGTATTTTCTCTCAATAAAATTCGTGTCGCTGAATAGTGAGATAAGAccactatttatagggattAATTACATGAAATTGATTTCCCTTACTCAATAAGAAATAAAATGGAAAACTAGTTTATTTTCTATAATTACAATAAGGAAAGTAGGAAAATTAGGTTGATTGTCTTTCTTCTTTGAAGACACGAATCTATCCTATGAATTTAAGAATTATGTCGTGACTTGTAAGTTTGAGGACATACAAGAAATATCTTTAAAATTGATAACTCACATTTCCTGGTCAGTGCATGCGAGCCACCTGCTTTATAGAAGCTAGTCGGCTGTCTATGCATACTCTGCTCGGATGTCACAACTCCTGTTTGTGAGCTTAAGTATTTTAATCCTTCCTGTACAACTTACTAAGAATAGAATTATTTGCCCAAATTATAAAATGTACTTCACGTGTCACCTAAATGGATACTACATCATTCaatagaaatttaaattataatttctaATCAAATGAACATCTAACAAAATTTACTTATTATGACcattaattaataatctttcaataaaaattaagcCATAACAaccttatatattatatacagaTTTTTTTAAAGCGTGATTTAGATCACACTATGATAAACATCGATGCAGGGAAATTTTCAGTCAATAAGTTAATTATCTAGTTAAAGATATACCGTCATAATATGAGTCATTATATAAACAAAACGACTTAGGCTAAGTTATCTCAAAAATTTAGACAAAACAACTTAAAACAACCTTCACCATGTAATTTGACAAGATAATATGTACAGTTTTATCAAAATatgtttttgttatattttttttgcttatATATGTTATCCCTAGGTGGACTGCATGCATGCCTTCCAACGAATAGGACACGAATAATACAATCTCTAATAGTAATAgtatcaaattaaaataataattaaaaaaggaaTATAACTGCAAAATATACTTGGATTGGAACTTGTCCCTAGAAAAGAGTAGAGGTTGAACTTGGAAATTGGtcccaacaaaaataaaataaagaagataactcctaaattttaaaagaagaaaCAAAAGTTTTTGTGAAGGTGACATCAATAATAGCTTTAAGCGTTGTGTCATTTTGTATAAAGAATATTTCTGGCATAcatctatatatttatgtatactaAGTTAATGTTAgtgtataattaattttttttaataaagtttaattaaataattaatgttaAGTGCAAtgtatattcaattttttttaattgagtaatatatttttattttagtgtaatgTTAAATATGGTATATAAATCATTAATGGATGAAACTGAAAAAAATAAACCTTTTATTCAGTTCTCTTCTTCTTTGGGCTTTGCCTATATTGCttgttttattaatataaatcttGAATTTTGTCTCCGAACTGATCATTCActcaaacatataatatatgcttttaattaattagaattagACTCATTAAATAATGATATCTATCCTTCTATTCTTTCTTCATCatctatatattttaatctGATGTGATTGTGAACCTTCATCTTAATTAGTCAAATAGTCAACCTTTATTCAACTTTCTAATTCCACGTGTCATCCTCTCCTTTCTTTAACATTTAAAGATTTACAGCAAACCAACTCAACTGTACCAGACACCGTGATATGCGCAAAATtctttgaagaaaatattagcCATAGCCAGCCACTCTCCGCGTAAATATAATACCcattttttcaacaaaattaaTGTTAAGAAACACATTACAAATATTTCAAGGCAAGAATTTGCAAATTCAACTGTTTCTTAAATTTGACATTGGTATAATCTTAATAAAATCTTAAATTTTGAGGGTCTCtacgaaaattataaattagacTGTTTTTCAtaaagtgtatttttttttattgaaacgtttatatattacaaccatGTTTTATTTGGACTCGAACTCAAAACTTTCAACACTCACACACTCACCTATGTGGCCTCAAGTGGTTGATAAAGTGTAttcaatataatttaaaatgtccttataaaaaaaaatatatataatataatttaaaatataagattgTCACGTGAATGTACCTTTCACTGGAGAAAGAAAGTTTTATAAGATGGCCcttgattttattatattattttggacGTTTATAATTTATGTCATGCAATGTGTGATACGTGTAGGGTTACAAATCTTACTTAAATGTCCATCtcttatagatatatatatcttaaaacTTCTTCCTTGATTTGATCTGACAACTGAAAATATATCGATAATCGATTTGTTTTTTTAACAGTGGGACTAAATATGATAAGGCTAAACAATGTTACAACCTCACAGTAGAACGAGTGGTATCTAATTTTTTTCGGAGGAATTAAACAAAGCTAATATATATGATTGAATGATTCTTTTCCTTTCCTTTACACTACAAAACACCAAACTATTATAACTATTAAACAAAACttaaaatacaatttcgaagaacgtaatattcttttttattttattagcgTACTTAATTACTACTctttgtaaaataattaattatattattttttggcGTTTTAACAAGGTCAGAGGTCATCATTGAACGAactaattatgaaaaattaaaaaacgacAAACAAGTAATTAACTGTTGGTAAACATATTATTGCTTCATATTCCATACGTTACGTACCATAATAACATATACCAAAGGGTATTTTCGAGTTTTTAGTTGACTGATATTTCTTCAATTCATAATAAGTAcaggattttttattttttttttcaaaagaaattaaaatataatgtatCTAAGTGTATAGGTTTTGGTAAGTAATACAATTGCATTTATAGTGCAACCACTAAGTAATCCTACATAATCTtttctttgttatatttttttttcccttgGGAGCTATAAATACAGGGGCAGAgattttctctattttcattttgtacttcttttccTAATATACTTTCATACCACATTAgaacagagagagagaaaagcaaaaaagaaaatgatgaaaaggaGTTGGGGTTGGGGAGTGGTTCTGTGTAGTTTTACTCTGTTATTCCAGCAAGTATTTTCAGAAGATGGGTTTGTGAAAACGAGAGGAGTACAGTTAGTTTTGAATGAAGTCCCTTTCTACGCAAACGGGTTCAATGGGTACTGGTTAATGTACATGGCCTCTGACCCATCACAAAGAAATAAAGTCACAACTGCTTTCCAACAAGCCAAGACTCATGGCCTTTCAATAGCAAGAACTTGGGCCTTCAGTGATGGAGGATATAGGCCTTTACAATACTCCCCTGGCTCCTACAACCAGCAAATGTTCCaggtatatattatatataattattaatgttattatatatgttttttggGTAGTTCTGATAGATTCGTAGTGATGATAatcttttgttgttgttgttgttgtttaaaTTAGGGGTTAGATTTTGTGGTATCTGAAGCAAGGAAGAATGGGATAAAGTTGGTGTTGAGCTTTGTTAATAACTATGAAGACTTTGGTGGAAAAAAACAATATGTGGAGTGGGCAAGAAATCAGGGGCAATCCATAACTTCCGATGATGATTTCTTCACCAATTCTCTTGTTAAGCAATACTACAAAAACCATATCAAAGTAAATGCTTTAATCATTTTTCATATATTAGATAGATTCCCTAAACGCGTGATAGATTggtgttctttattttttcttttttgtaaaaaaatcttgcatgatttataattaatttatttcttaactcttaaaaaaaatatatatttctagaTATATAAACTTACCAGAAACtctttagtgtttttttttcttttattcctTTCTTTCTCAATTGGTAAATTTACGATTATATTGTTTTGTGAAATAGACGGTGCTTACAAGAAAAAATACGTTCACCGGAGTTGCTTACAAGGACGATCCAACCATAATGGCCTGGGAGCTTATTAACGAGCCACGTTGCACTTCAGATAAATCAGGAAAAACTATTcaggtctctctctctctctctcttttactTTTGTTGGGTCTTCCGACTCTGTTTTCTCCGAAGAACGGCAATTTCGTAAAtacagatttttatttttaacaatgGTGGTAAGTGGTAACCATTATAATTGATGTGATATTGCATTCGTCAATGGGTAGGTATATATGTACCaaacataacaaaaacaaaGAGCATGGGGCATAAAATGAGAAAGGAGAGGGATGAGAGAACCGTTTCATAGTGGTAAATAATGGGCTTTCTTCCTTTGTGGGGTTCAGTTACATTCAATGTTACAATTATTGGAGTTTAGTGAGGTTGGTTCCGTTgatacaaaatattattaaccaAAGGATATGTGAATATATGATTGGTCGAAATCGAAAGAATTtgtagtatatataaaaataaaaaggaagaaCCACGTTTGCATAAGCATGAGAGCATAAAGCAACCATTAACCAATATCACAAGTGCATTTAACACAAGTGGACAAAGTGGGGCGGGGCGTGTGGGCGTGGGTCTCAACATGCCCAATGCGTGAAAAGCTCTTATGCCCTTTTTCGTTCTCTTTTTTTCATGCCGTAAATAAACcacttttcttttcaaaatttaaatagaAAGAGATTAAAATGGTAAGCATAAAAAGATGTTTCTAAATAAATGTTATGTATTCACAGGCTTGGATTACAGAGATGGCATCTTACGTGAAATCTATAGACGGAAATCACTTGCTTGAAGCTGGTCTTGAAGGTTTCTACGGCCCATCCAAACAGCAAACTAATCCAAATTTTCAAGTGGGGACAGATTTCATTGCTAATAACCAGATACCTGGCATTGATTTTGCTACCGTTCACTCGTACCCAGATCAATGGTataattgaatttaaatttaaaaacacttttatttttgatGATTTGGGAAGTTAAAGAATTGGGTTGTCTTTGGTTTTGGCAGGTTATCTGGTTCAAATTCTCAAGCTCAAATGGCATTCTTAAAGACTTGGCTAAACGATCATATTTCAGATGCTGAAAATGTTCTCCACAAGCCTATTCTCTTCGCCGAGTTTGGTAAGTCCGGCAGCAACCAAAGAGACGAGCTATTCAATGCAGTTTACGATGCCATATACTCGTCTGCGAGTGGCGGTGGTGCTGCGGTTGGTGGGCTTTTCTGGCAGCTTCTGACAGAAGGAATGGACTCTTTTCGAGATGGATACGAGGTCGTTTTGAGTGAGAGTAGCTCAACGGCTTCGTTAATTACCCAAGAGTCTCAAAAGCTTAATCATATTCGAAAAATGTATACTCGATTGAGAAACGTTGAGAAGTGGAAGAAAGCCAGGGATATTCGAAGGGCTCAGTGGTTGGCTTTGCACAAGGGCAAAACTGGGTTaagaaattaatcaattagtaagagagaattttcaaataaacaagggaGTGAGCTAAATGTGTGTggttattccaaaatagaagtTAAAGTATAACGAAACTTAAGTTTGACATGTCTGTACAAGTGATTATACCCAActtataaatta
This window harbors:
- the LOC115701059 gene encoding mannan endo-1,4-beta-mannosidase 7, encoding MMKRSWGWGVVLCSFTLLFQQVFSEDGFVKTRGVQLVLNEVPFYANGFNGYWLMYMASDPSQRNKVTTAFQQAKTHGLSIARTWAFSDGGYRPLQYSPGSYNQQMFQGLDFVVSEARKNGIKLVLSFVNNYEDFGGKKQYVEWARNQGQSITSDDDFFTNSLVKQYYKNHIKTVLTRKNTFTGVAYKDDPTIMAWELINEPRCTSDKSGKTIQAWITEMASYVKSIDGNHLLEAGLEGFYGPSKQQTNPNFQVGTDFIANNQIPGIDFATVHSYPDQWLSGSNSQAQMAFLKTWLNDHISDAENVLHKPILFAEFGKSGSNQRDELFNAVYDAIYSSASGGGAAVGGLFWQLLTEGMDSFRDGYEVVLSESSSTASLITQESQKLNHIRKMYTRLRNVEKWKKARDIRRAQWLALHKGKTGLRN